The Amblyomma americanum isolate KBUSLIRL-KWMA chromosome 3, ASM5285725v1, whole genome shotgun sequence genome window below encodes:
- the LOC144125299 gene encoding serine hydrolase-like protein 2, producing MIRITAALRSTKLLHRCWSFSCHAGVSQCRESSGGTPLVEREIRELQIPVPYGHLAAKQWLPTSAEDPHRRVLLLHGFQDNASSFDDVVPRLDPRWHAVALDFTGHGLSSHLPRGVPYMSIQFWFDVCRAAEYLGWTQFSIIGHSLGGHVGLHFGCMFPEKLQNLVMIDALGPIYEQASRAAKVFRGIIEGNMRLEQKDLSRPPVYTEEQLIKLYTEKTAFGYLPDNVRTLMKRGCKSVGDGRYVLTKDARLKYIHWIRSDSAALKEYCKGYNNNLLALVAIPGFGGSSAKRKIVSDALAQSCRTFKIIDIEGNHHLHMSFPDTVAGHIRSFLDPQ from the exons GTCCACAAAGCTGCTGCATAGATGTTGGTCCTTCAGCTGCCACGCTGGTGTCAGTCAGTGCCGTGAGTCCTCCGGTGGTACCCCACTCGTGGAACGTGAGATCCGAGAACTTCAAATTCCCGTTCCATATGGCCACCTTGCAGCAAAACAGTGGCTTCCCACATCAGCAGAAGACCCACATCGTCGTGTCCTTCTGCTGCATGGCTTCCAAGATAATGCATCAAGCTTCGATGACGTTGTGCCAAGGCTAGACCCTCGGTGGCACGCAGTGGCCCTAGACTTCACGGGCCATGGCCTTTCGTCACACTTGCCCAGAGGAGTTCCGTATATGTCAATCCAGTTTTGGTTCGATGTCTGCCGTGCTGCCGAGTATCTTGGGTGGACTCAGTTTTCCATTATAGGACATAGTTTGGGAGGCCATGTGGGCTTGCACTTTGGCTGTATGTTCCCTGAAAAG CTCCAAAATTTGGTGATGATTGATGCTCTTGGTCCCATCTACGAGCAAGCAAGCAGGGCTGCAAAAGTTTTCAGGGGTATAATAGAGGGCAACATGCGCCTTGAACAGAAGGACCTTAGCAGGCCACCCGTGTACACAGAAGAACAGCTGATAAAACTTTACACTGAGAAAACAGCATTCGGTTACCTGCCTGACAATGTCAGAACACTGATGAAACGTGGCTGCAAGTCTGTTGGAGATGGCCGTTATGTCTTGACCAAAGATGCCAGGCTAAAGTATATTCACTGGATTCGCAGTGACAGTGCTGCTCTGAAAGAGTACTGCAAAGGCTACAACAATAATCTTTTGGCACTGGTGGCTATTCCTGGCTTTGGTGGCTCATCTGCAAAGCGAAAAATTGTGTCTGACGCCCTTGCACAAAGCTGCCGCACCTTTAAAATTATTGATATAGAAGGTAACCACCATCTGCATATGAGTTTTCcagacactgtagcagggcacatACGTTCCTTTTTAGACCCGCAGTGA